The Chionomys nivalis chromosome 6, mChiNiv1.1, whole genome shotgun sequence sequence ACCTGCGGAAAGAGAAACAGGCCCTGCGGAGCCAGATCTCAGAGAAGCAGCGACACTGCCTGGAGCTGCAGGTGGGGTGTTGGGGTGATGCACCAGACCCCATCTTCCCACCCTCAGAAGGGCATCTGTGATGATGGACAACAGGGGTGTGTGTGGCCTCACAGTAAGAGTCCAGGCTGCTCTGACACACCTCCCATCGTGTAGATCAGCATTGTGGAGCTGGAGAAGAGCCAGCGACAGCAGGAGCTCCTGCAGTTGAAGTCCTGTGTGCCACCAGATGACGCTCTGTCCCTGCATCTGCGTGGCAAGGGTGCCCTGGGCCGCGAGCTGGAGGCCGATGCTGGGCGGTTGCGTCTTGAGCTGGACTGTGCCAAGATCTCCCTGCCACACCTCAGCAGCATGAGCCCCGAGCTCTCCATGAATGGCCATGCCGCTGGCTACGAGCTCTGCAGCACAGCTAGTCGGCCCTCATCCAAGCAGAATACCCCCCAGTACCTGGCCTCCCCCTTGGATCAGGAGGTCGTACCTTGCACCCCCAGCCACAGTGGCAGGCCTCGGCTAGAAAAGTTGTCTGGCCTAACTTTGCCAGACTATACCCGGTTGTCACCTGCCAAGATTGTGTTGAGGCGGCACCTGAGCCAGGACCACACTGGGGTTAGCAAACCAGCTGCCGGTGAGCTACACCCTCGGTAAGCACACATGTATCTAGGGGCTGTGCTGCTGTCTGCTGCCCTGGGGCTGTTGGGCGTGGGCTGCTTGCTGTGAATTCAGCAAGGGTGACTGGCCTTTCATTGTAGGGCAGAGCATGCCAAGGAGAGCACCCTTCCCTACCAGAGCCCCAGCTTGTCCAACAGCATGAAGCTCAGCCCCCAGGATCCACTGCCTGCCTCCCCCGCAACCTCGCCGCTCACCTCAGAGAAGGGTAGTGAAAAGGTAAGGGCTGAATGAAAGAAGTCATCTGAGTGGGCCAGGCAGCCGCAGCATTCACTCCACAGAGCATTCTCAGCTGTGGGATGTATGAAGTTTGGTTTGGGGACCTGGGGAGGAGATGGGGATTAGCATCCACAGGCCTCATGGAGTGgttgcagaggcaggtgtgtcagCCTCCCATGGGTGGTTCTGTGTCCTTGGGATTCAGGTACTTACATGCAGGAGTAAGATTTAGCCAGTTGCTTGGGGGATCTAGAGTGGGACCAAGGGGGTTGGGGCCTCCATTGTAtgtagagagatggagaggaattTGGGAGGCCAGGCAGTCCAGGGTGACAGGTCTCAAAcagagagagagtgggcagcaTTCTTAACCAGCCCGTATCCTGAGGGTGGCTTCTGCAGCGAGTCTGCAGCTGAGCATGGCCATCTGTTGACAGGGTGTGAAGGAGCGTGCCTACAGCAGCCATGGGGAGACTATCACCAGCCTGCCTGTCAGCATTCCACTCAGCACAGTGCAGCCCAACAAGCTGCCCGTCAGCATCCCACTGGCCAGTGTGGTGCTGCCCAGCCGCGCCGAGAGGGCGGTGAGTGTGCTGGGCCACATGGTAGTTGTGATGGTTGTGGTTGTGCTGGCTGTGGTGGGGCTCCAGGCTCAACTTCAGTCTTTATGTCTCTGTCGGATGCTGTTGAGTTTGAGCATGTGGTCATCCGGGGACTGGCGAGAGGGCATCCGAGCTAATCCTGTTGCCATGTGGTTGGGCTCTGGATGTATTTTGtaagaaacagaacagagaagaaataaCAAAGAGGGTTTTAGCCACTCAAACAGCAGTGGCTGACATGGCCCTGTGGGTTGCTGTCCCTGATGGCTGGATCCTAAGAGTGCTGATGTTCACGGAGGATAGGCTGGGAAAACTGCAGTCTTGCTTTCCTTCTGCATTATTTTGAGGGCAGGGTCTTGTGTGACtcgggctggctttgaactcaccatgtagttgTAGCTGGCCTTGACATCTGACCACCTTACCCCGTGCCTCTTGCACTCCTTGTTAACTGAATGTGACTTGACCTTTCTGCTTGGATTCTCAGGCCTAGCCCAGCTCTATCCCTTCTTGGGTCCTCCCTGCCCACAGCCCTCCTGCCCCACTGTCTCTTGTTGCCCTGACTAGGCAGGTTTTCTTTTGCAGAGGAGCACTCCCAGCCCTGGGCCACAGCCTCGAGACTCATCCACACTTGAAAAGCAGATCGGTGCTTCCGCCCATGGTCCAGGGGGCAGTGCAGCAGGGAGCAGGAGCCTCACACTGGCACCCACAggtgatccccccccccccgccccgaccACATAGGGACCTCCTCCTGCTAGGGGCCATGTTCTCTGGGGAGACGATCCCATTGGGACAAACACCCAGCAGGTAGCTCTGAGGTTTTGAGTCTAGGATTCTGTGTGACCAGAAGCCAGGGGACTAGTCTCTAGTTCTCTCCTGTTGATTTGTTTTGAGCTAGGGCAGGGCCAGGCAACTTTTTTTAGGGATACTTAAGGTCTGGAACAGTTCCAGAAAGCTGTCCTGTGCTGAGGTCATCTGGTTCCTGGAGGTTCAGGTGGCGCCCAGCAGGACAGCACCCAGTGTGCCCTGGTGTTTGCAGATGACTGAAATGGGGAACCAGTCTTCCTCTGGGCCTAGCCTGCCCACACTTACCCATGCTATGGCCCTGGTCTACCCTAGGAAGCGGCTACTGACCTCAGCTTGTTCCTCCCAGGGTGAGGTGTTGTTAGAGTGGGCTTGGCCTCCTTGCCTCCCTTGATTAACTGGTGTCTTCATGGAAGGTTTCTACACTGGTTCAGTGGCCATCAGTGGAGCCCTGGCCAACAGCCCAGCGCCTATGGCATCTGGAATGGAGACTGCTGTTTTTGATGAGTCCTCTGGCCCTGGCAGCCTCTTTGCCACCATGGGATCTCGCAGCACACCACCACAGCATCCGCCTCTGCTACCGCAGCCCCGCAACTCTGGCCCTGCATCTCCTGCCCACCAACTCTCGGCCAGTCCCCGCCTGAGTGTGACTGCCCAAGGTCCGCTGCCGGACACCAGCAAGGGGGAGCTGCCTTCTGACCCTGCCGTCTCAGACCCGGAGAATGAAGCTAAGAGGAGGATTGTGTTCAGCATTGCAGCCAGTTCCAGCTCTAAGCAGTCGCCTTCTACCAGGCATAGCCCCTTGACCTCTGGAACCCGCGGGGACTCTGTACAGAGCCATGGGCAGGACAGTCGTAAACGCAGCAGAAGGAAGCGTGCATCAGCTGGAACCCTCAGCCTCAGCACGGGTGTGTCCCCCAAGCGCCGGGCTCTGCCAACTGTCGCCGGCCTCTTCACACAGTCCTCGGGGTCTCCCCTCAACCTCAACTCCATGGTAAGTGTAGGGCCCGTCCCTGCAGGGTGGGGACAGTGGCTGGTGTGCAGCCCCACTGTTCGCTCCCCACCTGTACCCTCACAAGGAGCTGGTGACTGTAGAGGTCTCAAGGGTTAGCTGGCACCGAAACCCTGTCCTGGGCCTGTGGCTCATCTGCCCTCCCTGATCCCGCAGGTCAGCAACATCAATCAGCCCCTGGAGATCACAGCCATCTCATCCCCTGAGAGCTCCCTGAAGAGTTCCCCAACCCCCTACCAGGACCACGATCAGCCCCCGGTGCTCAGGAAGGAGCGGCCCCTGGGCCCGACGAATGGGGCCCATTACTCACCACTTACCTCAGATGAGGAGCCAGGCTCTGAGGATGAGCCCAGCAGTACCCGGTGAGTCCTGGGGGACAGCTCTGCAGGGTGATGGTTGGACTAGATGCTGGCTATCGTGTGGCCAAGTGGCCTCTGTTAGCTATCTTTCAATCCTGACCTCCCTGGTGCAAGGCTGTTTTCTCAATGGGTGTTACCTTGCTTTTCTTGTTGAGCAGTGTAGAGTACTGCTTGTGgggtctgtgtgtatctgtgaggaCTTTCTGGGTGTTCAGCCTGAGTAAAGACATCACGTGCCCCTCTCTGCCACCTACATTATGACTGCACTGTAGACTGTTGAGCATCACTAGGTCCCATGCTTACCTTTGAGTGTCACAGTGGAGTTACTACTGCGAGTGTGAATTCTGGTCACGCGTTGGCCTCTGACTTTGATGTGCTTTAAGATCGCTGCCCACTGTCATTCCTAAGGGTCTGACAAATACACTGACCCATTGTAGACCATCATGGATGTGTGTACCACCTGTGAGCCGGGCCTCTGCTGCATTTAGCTCCAGGTTGGCTAAGGCTCAGAATAGGGAAGCTCCTACAGGTCGCCCTACTTTGTATGTATAGTGTCACCATGTGCACAGGCATTCTGGGCTCCCCACCAGAACAGCCCATGCACAGACACTGGGCCCTAGTACTGCTGTTGACCCCGACTTATTCTGGGTTTACTCAGGGGCCCTTCCACACGGGACCAGAGGGCAGCCTTTGGACATTTCATTTTGAGCTGTGCGTGTAGAGAGTCCTCGGATATACTCTCTGAGCACTTAGATTCATACATCAGTGACTGTTTTCTTTGCAcagaattgaaagaaaaattgcAACAATCTCCTTAGAAAGCAAATCTCCTCCAAAGACGCTGGAAAATGGTAATGTGCTCCCTTCCTGGAGCCGGGAGGTGTGGGGGTGCCCCGTGCTCAGGACGGGCCAGCCTGGGACTGCATCTGGTGCATGGAGAGTTGGGAGGGGCAGACAAGAGAAGTCTCATAGTGCATGAGCCTCTCACCTCTTCATCACCTCTGCCTAGTAGAATGTGTGCCAGCCACATGGTAGGCTCAGCTCATGGCCACTGATTTCTCCCATCAGGTGGTGGTTTGGTGGGAAGGAAGCCTGCACCCTCGAGTGAGCCTGTGAACAGCAGCAAATGGAAGTCCACTTTCTCACCCATCTCCGACCTCAGCTTGGCCAAGGCCGTGGACAGTCCATTGCAGGCTGGCTCtgcactgagccacagccccctGTTCTCTTTCCGGCCAGTTCTGGACGAGCCTGCAGCTGAGGCCAAGCTCCCTACCCACCCAAGGAAAAGCTTTGCCGGCTCTCTGACTGCAGCCGAGGGCCCGAGCCCTGGCGCCAACCCTCCCAACGGCCTGGCCTTCAGTGGGGGCCTTGCTGCAGACCTCGGTTTACACAGCTTCAACGACGGTGCTTCCCTCTCCCACAAGGGCCCTGAAGTGGCCAGCCTGAGCTTCCCATCACAGCGGGGCAAGGATAGTACCACGGAGACTAATCCCTTCCTCAGTAGGCGGCAGCCAGAGGGCCTGGGTGGCCTGAAGGGCGAGGGCAATGCAGGCAAGGAATCAGGCGAGGCCCTGCCCCTGTGTGGATCTGCGGACAAAGTTGCACTGCCTCATGGCAGCAGGGCAGGCAAGGGCCGTGACCGTGAGCTGGACTTCAAGGGTGGCCACAACCTCTTCATCTCTGCTGCAGCCGTGCCTCCGGGTGGCCTCCTCGGTGGCCCTGGTCTAGTGACTGTAGCTTCCTCTGCAGGCAGTACGACACCTGCTGCCCAGGCTGCCCGGCCCTTTCTGAGCACCTTCACCCCTGGGCCCCAGTTCACTCTGGGCCCCATGTCCCtgcaggccaacctgggctctgTGGCCGGCTCCTCTGTGCTGCAGTCCTTGTTCAGCACCGTGCCCGCCGCTGCAGGCTTGGTGCACGTGTCATCTGCTGCGCCCCGACTCACCAACTCGCACACCATGGGCAGCTTCTCCTCCGGGGTGACCGGTGGAACCGTTGGAGGTAGGCAAGGAAGGGAGGACGTCTTGTCCCAAGTTTCTCACCAGCTGCTTGGGAGGTTCCTCCCAAGCTCTCTAGAAGATACAATGGGAGTGTGTCCCTGTGTCCTCCCTGGCCGTCTTCATGGTGTGACTGAAGGAGACTGTCTAGCCTTATAACGCATGCCTCTTGTTTTCAGAAGACCACGGTGCACTTAACTAGGCATTTCTTTCTCCTGGGGCATTCCCTGTTTGAGGTGACCACCCACATGCCTCATGGCCGGTCTGTGGAAGCGGGCCTGGTGCAAGAATGAGTCCAGAGGGCCTGCTCAGAGACAGGGCGGAGTGGAGCCTGGGCcacaggccaggcatggtgcagTCCTGACTGGGCAGGGGCGGGCAGGTGGGCCCGAGGGGCGGGGCCTCATCCTGGCAGGTAAGTGTCCCTGCACTGAGCCCACTGCTTGCTGCTTGTGCCTGCGCTTGGACCGGAGTCACGCTGTCTTCTGCTTCTCCTTGCTGGCGACTGTGCTCCTCTTGCTCCACCTGCCTGGAACGTGCTGCCTGTTGAAGCTGCTTTTTCTCTCCTGTTTACAGGTGTCTTTACCCATGCGgtgccttctgcctctgctcaCCCGTTTGGAGCTGGTGTCAGTAGCGGGGCTGTGTGTAGCAGTGCCACGCTGGGCCTGAGCCCGCTGCAGGCGGCGGCCAGCACCTCGGCTTCTTCCTTTCAGGCTGCAGCTTCGGTCGAGACTCGGCCGCCCCCTCCACCTCCCCTACTTCCTCCTCAGCACCTGGGCCGGCCCCCTGCGGGGCCACCTGTCCTCCATGCACCCCCTCCTCCTAACGTCACCTTGCCTCCTCCACCTGCGCTGCTGGCTTCTAACTCCGAGCCAGTGCTTCTGCAGAGCCTGGCCTCCCTCCCGGCTAACAAAGCTTTCTTACCCCCCTCCTCTGCCGCTTCTCTGCAGCCTGCTAACGCCTCTCTGTCTGTCAAGCTCGCCTCCCTTCCACACAAGGTCTCCCGCCCCTCCTTCACGGTGCACCACCAGCCCCTGCCCCGGCTGGCCCTGGCGCAGGCTGCGCCCGCCGCCCCACAGGCCAACTCCTCGGGGCCATCTGCTGTGTGGGTTTCCCTTGGCATGCCGCCTCCTTATGCTGCGCACCTTTCGGGGGTTAAGCCTCGATAAAGACCTTGCTTAGCTAGCAGTTCATGTTCTGTAAGGTAAGGCTAGAGCCAAACCACCCCTCCTCTTGCCCAGAAGACGGCTGGCAGGGCTCACCAGATGCCTGGGGTCCTGAGTCGTGGAGATGGGGGGGGTGCGCTAAGGGAGGCAGGGCCAACATTGTGCAGCACTACCTGGTCCTCAGCCAGCCGCTGAGAAGACAGCTGAGGTGATGAGATTTGAATGTGGCTCACCAAAGCCAAGGTAGCCCCAACCTACTGTGAGACTCCTGGCCCAAAGCAGTCCTTGATTTTGGGGTCACATTTTTAGCTCTAAACTAAGGCATTTGTCACGAGCCTGCCTGTGCAAGGGAAACAAGGGATAGTCAGTAGGTAAGGTTGCAGACTGACTTTGTCCACGGGCAGAAAGCTGCCTGGGGTGGTAGTGTGGGCATCCTTGAGCAGAGGTGGGGTTTAAGGTTCAGGGAGCAGGTCCCTGTCCACCTCTCCCTGAACAGCGGCTGTCAAACCCTGCTCTGCTCTCATCATGGCAGTAGACATGCCCTGTGGGCGAAGAGCCAGATGGcagccttctggcctccatagggtATGGCCATGTGGTAGCCCTAGCCTGAGTACAGGACAGCCTGACAACCACATCTGGAGGTCCTAGGGCTAGAGCTCTCCAGCTAACCCACCCTGTGTGCTCAGCAAGGCAGAGCTGGAGGGTGCTGGGCCCAACAGTACCTACCAGGAACACCCCTCTCTGCCCCGTGTCCTGTGGGGCAGTTCGGCCACAGAGGACATGTTGAATGCACCTAACCCATGCTCCTCCTCCCTGCAGGTAATTAGGACTTCTACCTCAGCCACGACCTATGCAAGGACGGTGTGGACCAAGCCTGCTGCCTGCCAGGCCGGCGGAGCCGGACGTGGAGCCACTGTGAATTGGCGGCACCGCAGGAGGTGCTGGACTGGTCCAGTTTGTACTGTCGATAGTTTTAGATAaagtatttatctttttttttttttttaaagtataagcaattttgacttattttattCCATCAAAGTCGTCCAAGGCAACCTCTTGAGACACCTAAGTGTCTGTGAGAGAGAATCCTATAGACTTGGCCTGCCGGGCTGGCCACCAGGAGGACTCGACTCCGTCCCGGTGCTATCTCACCACCCAGCCCGTGCCCACCCATCTCCAACTTTGCCCTGGGTGCTGCCCCAGATGCGGACCATGGCCAAACAGTTCTCAGACGCACCCTTACTGGCACCCTTACTGCTTGTCCTGATACCAAAGGCACGCCAGGCATGCACGATGGGGGCTGACTTCTGGTTCCCCTCCTCGGAACTCGCCCGctgtcactgtgaacaccctgCTGTTAACCCTGTGACTTTAGGCGTGCCTTTGCTGTGGGTGCAGATTGGGCTGGGGCAGGACTGGGTGCCCGGCTGGGCTGAGTGGTGCTGACAGGTGCGGGCCACTACTGCAGTGCTCAGTGGCTCCTGTGACAAGTGCATTTactttgtatttctttgcttttctggctCGGGGCATGCTGGCCAGGTGACATGGGGCTGGCCCACTGTGGGTCCCCTGGCATCTGTGTATAAGAGAGTCACATGATGAGTGACAGTATTTTATAGAGATGTGATGGAGATTTATAAATTTCATAGACTTGActgcatttatttttagattGTATAATGCACAGTGAACTTTAACGGAAAGAAAAGTGAGgaggaaaaatacatttatttattcaaatgcACAAAAAAATGGCGCTGGTCAGGGGCCCTGCGGGAGTGTGGCCCAGATGTGCTGGGCCACCCAGGGCCTCTGGTCACTGTGGGCACCACCTACCTATGTCCAAGAGTTGCTTCCTGGTCCTGGGGACAGGTGCACTGGGTGTGGCTGCAAAGGGGCCAGGGCTGATTTAGCTTGCTGAGGTGGTCCTGACTGCCCTCAATGCTGCTCACTTCAGGTTAGGGGTAGGTAGGCTAAGCAGGGAGGCCATGTTGACCCCCTCAGTCTTTACCTGCTTCCCTTGGCAGTTGTGAAGATGGTGCTGGTGTCCCTTCCacccccccaccctaccccctgcGATGGTGCTCATGCTTGCCAGGCCTGTTCTTGCACACCACAGCTAGCTACGGTGCTACAGGGCAGGGTGGCCATAAAGTTAAGCAAGTCCCAGGCCTGGAACAAGACACTGGGTGAACACTGTACACACCACCTGCCACCTTGGCAGCTGCTGCTCCAGTGGTCGCTGCCCCACCTTACTTGAGTGTTAGGGGACAGACACTGCATGTTCATGGCCCGCATGGCCCAGTGGGCCGCAGGTGCTCCAGGCGGGCACAGTTCCAAGTCCTCTCCTGAGCCCACGAGAAAGGGGAACCTACAGTAAACTGAACATGGTGCACGGTGACCCTGGGTTCCTTGGCTGATGATCTTAGCATGGGGCTAGGCTGCCTCAGTGGTCCCTGGTATTCCAGCCCAAGGGTGCTGCAGGGCTTGAGCTCAGGAACTGATAGAAAGCCCTACGGACTGGGACCTACTCCCACGCTAGCCCACAAAGGGACTCTGCCAGACACACCTCGGTTCCCACCCTCAACCTACACAGCTTTTTTGGCAGCCTGGCCTGTTTGTAACTTGATGCAGCTTTGCTCTGTCTTGTAATGACCTCTGTACTTAACGGGTGCACTGTTCTCTCCCTTGGTTCCCAAGGCATCTCACACATTGTTGCCGCCTCTAGACACAGTAATAAAAGCTGTTTTCACTTGAGCCGGTTCTCAGTGTggtctgtctttgtgtggttaCTGTCACCTCCCTTGAGGGATGATGACAGCTCTGGAGGAGCCCGAGGAAAACGCAGTCAAGGCACCCCTATAGCATTCAAGTTGCTCACAGCCAGGTGGTATGGGTCCCTTACGCAGGACTCACTAATATGTGCCCCCACAAAACCCAGACAGGATTCCACATCTCCCCAGAGAGGGTAGCCAGCCTGGTACCAGGCACACTGGGAACAACCTGTCccacaagctgtgtgtgtgtgtgtgtgcctagccCAGtctttttcgttttgtttttcaaaacagtttcactctgtagtccaggctggcctagaactcagagatctgttgtctctgcctcctgagtgctgggactgaaggtgtgtgccaccactgcccagcccggCCTAGCTCTTAGAAGAGCTGTTCTGCCACCCGTGCCCCCATCTCTCCCCATTTACTTCACTGTGTGGCTTGGAAAAGGGGTACCTTTATTATAGAACGGGCTCAGCACTGAAGGCCAGCACCATGGCCTGCTCTATCAGCAGGAGTGGGGTTCACAGCGTTACCTAGCATGATACATTCACCCAATAACGGACAGGGGAGCTGTGCCAGGCTCAGTCCCCAGTTGGGGGCACTCAAGGGTATTGGCAGGGAGATGGTATGGGAACAAGGATCCAAGCCCTTGCCCACCTCCTCCGGACCTCTGGCTTTGAACGACATTTCCAAAAAAACACCTTCAAAGATAGCCAGAGGCCAGGCAAAGGTCAGTCCAACACATCTAGCTGGGAACCAATACAAGCAGTCCGCCCGTCCGTAGGCAGGCTATTCAGCTGGAACCTGGCTTCCTCGGAGATGCCGAACTGCTCCAAAGGATCCTGTGGGGGTGCATGCTGACTGTGAACAAGGCCAGGGAGGGCTGCCCTGCCCCACCCCGCCCCTACACACCTTGCCTGTCATCTTCCTGATTTCGTTCCTGTAGAAGATGAGGCTTCTTCGCATGTACTCATAGCTGGAGAAAAGGGCTGGGCTCACTGATCACACTCCCCCATGtttccacccagctcccagtggTTCCCAAAGCCCCACCTGGCCTGGCGAAGAGCCTCCATCCACTCCTGACACTGCTCTTGGCTACAGCATTCAAAGTGATACTTCCTGCTGAGGTCTTCCACAAAGCCTAGAAAGGGGTAAAGGAAGGGAGCCAGCCACCTCTGCTGGGTGTCCACCTGGCCCACATCCCGCTGGCCAGAAGGCCCAACTTCCTCTCACCCGGGGTTCCTGGTAACAGGCTGGCTTGTCCCCTCCAGAGTGCTGACTCCTGAACCCATGAAAAGGGACCCACTGGGAAGTCGGGTAATCACATATGGACCGGTTGATGTGAGGTCATTAGAGTAGGCCCTAATGGTAATAGGACTGGGGCGATGGCTCAGTAGGTACGGTGCCTGTCACACATATAATAAGCAGGAGGACCTgcgttcaagccccagcacccatgtcagagcAGGATGCACCTGGAATCTCAGTGCTGAGAAAACAGATGGGGAGATTCCTAAGGCTTGCTGTCAGCCAGTATAGCCTAAAAACCAAGTCTATGTGCGACGGATGAGATAGCcaagcaggtaaaggtgcttgttgccgtGCCTGATGGCCAGAGTTCAATAGCGGGGACCCATATAGTGGAAGAGGAGaaccaaagttgtcctttgacctttgtAGCGTGTAGACAAATACACGAATGTGTACATACAATTGTATTGTTTTaagaggggaagaggggatgGTGAAGAGACCAGAAACTGACTTCTGGACTCCATATATACAcgtgcaaaaaagaaaaactaagagtATAGATGGAGAACCCCGTGTGATGATGGAGAAGACATGAGGGCCAAATCTCTACAAGATGGTACCGTAAAGATCGCCAAGGAAGAAGGTTTAACAGGTGTCACTTCAGCCTTAGAAGCGTTACCCGCGGCAGACTGTTTCTAATACAAGTAAAATCTGCACAGGCTGCACCTATCCTTGCGAAGAATAGGCACTGAAGGTGGGGGAAGAAACTATGATTGCACCAGCGGAGATCAGACCCGGGGGCACTCAGAGTATCAGCTATTGCAGCGCTGGGTCCTCAGGAGACGAGGGATCCATGACAAATGGAGGCTCCTGGGGAGTAAAAGGAAGACAGGTGCGTGGAGCAAGAGTACGGGGTGGTGACAGTGGGGACCAGCGCACTTACTGATGGAGAAGCCGCCGGGCTCTTCCTGGGCCACTATGCAGCGTTCCAGCAACAGGGCTCCGAGGGGCTGCGCGAGACACGGCCATGAGCGCCGGCCTCCGGGCCGCGCGGGCCCCCCGAGTCCCCCACGCCCCTACCTCGGCCTCGTCCGGGCGGAAGTAGAAGAGGAAGTTGACCACCAGCTTCACC is a genomic window containing:
- the Dot1l gene encoding histone-lysine N-methyltransferase, H3 lysine-79 specific isoform X1; the protein is MGEKLELRLKSPVGAEPAVYPWPLPVYDKHHDAAHEIIETIRWVCEEIPDLKLAMENYVLIDYDTKSFESMQRLCDKYNRAIDSIHQLWKGTTQPMKLNTRPSNGLLRHILQQVYNHSVTDPEKLNNYEPFSPEVYGETSFDLVAQMIDEIKMTEDDLFVDLGSGVGQVVLQVAAATNCKHHYGVEKADIPAKYAETMDREFRKWMKWYGKKHAEYTLERGDFLSEEWRERIANTSVIFVNNFAFGPEVDHQLKERFANMKEGGRIVSSKPFAPLNFRINSRNLSDIGTIMRVVELSPLKGSVSWTGKPVSYYLHTIDRTILENYFSSLKNPKLREEQEAARRRQQRENKSNATTPTKVPESKAAATEAPADSGAEEEKSGVATVKKPSPSKARKKKLNKKGRKMAGRKRGRPKKMSAANAERKSKKSQSALDLLHSSPPAPPSASPQDAYRAPHSPFYQLPPSTQLHSPNPLLVAPTPPALQKLLESFKIQYLQFLAYTKTPQYKANLQQLLDQEKEKNTQLLDTAQQLFGHCQAQKEEIHRLFQQKLDELGVKALTYNDLIQAQKEISAHNQQLREQSEQLEKDNSELRSQSLQLLRARCEELRLDWSTLSLENLRKEKQALRSQISEKQRHCLELQISIVELEKSQRQQELLQLKSCVPPDDALSLHLRGKGALGRELEADAGRLRLELDCAKISLPHLSSMSPELSMNGHAAGYELCSTASRPSSKQNTPQYLASPLDQEVVPCTPSHSGRPRLEKLSGLTLPDYTRLSPAKIVLRRHLSQDHTGVSKPAAGELHPRAEHAKESTLPYQSPSLSNSMKLSPQDPLPASPATSPLTSEKGSEKGVKERAYSSHGETITSLPVSIPLSTVQPNKLPVSIPLASVVLPSRAERARSTPSPGPQPRDSSTLEKQIGASAHGPGGSAAGSRSLTLAPTGFYTGSVAISGALANSPAPMASGMETAVFDESSGPGSLFATMGSRSTPPQHPPLLPQPRNSGPASPAHQLSASPRLSVTAQGPLPDTSKGELPSDPAVSDPENEAKRRIVFSIAASSSSKQSPSTRHSPLTSGTRGDSVQSHGQDSRKRSRRKRASAGTLSLSTGVSPKRRALPTVAGLFTQSSGSPLNLNSMVSNINQPLEITAISSPESSLKSSPTPYQDHDQPPVLRKERPLGPTNGAHYSPLTSDEEPGSEDEPSSTRIERKIATISLESKSPPKTLENGGGLVGRKPAPSSEPVNSSKWKSTFSPISDLSLAKAVDSPLQAGSALSHSPLFSFRPVLDEPAAEAKLPTHPRKSFAGSLTAAEGPSPGANPPNGLAFSGGLAADLGLHSFNDGASLSHKGPEVASLSFPSQRGKDSTTETNPFLSRRQPEGLGGLKGEGNAGKESGEALPLCGSADKVALPHGSRAGKGRDRELDFKGGHNLFISAAAVPPGGLLGGPGLVTVASSAGSTTPAAQAARPFLSTFTPGPQFTLGPMSLQANLGSVAGSSVLQSLFSTVPAAAGLVHVSSAAPRLTNSHTMGSFSSGVTGGTVGGRQGREDVLSQVSHQLLGRFLPSSLEDTMGVCPCVLPGRLHGVTEGDCLAL
- the Dot1l gene encoding histone-lysine N-methyltransferase, H3 lysine-79 specific isoform X3 → MGEKLELRLKSPVGAEPAVYPWPLPVYDKHHDAAHEIIETIRWVCEEIPDLKLAMENYVLIDYDTKSFESMQRLCDKYNRAIDSIHQLWKGTTQPMKLNTRPSNGLLRHILQQVYNHSVTDPEKLNNYEPFSPEVYGETSFDLVAQMIDEIKMTEDDLFVDLGSGVGQVVLQVAAATNCKHHYGVEKADIPAKYAETMDREFRKWMKWYGKKHAEYTLERGDFLSEEWRERIANTSVIFVNNFAFGPEVDHQLKERFANMKEGGRIVSSKPFAPLNFRINSRNLSDIGTIMRVVELSPLKGSVSWTGKPVSYYLHTIDRTILENYFSSLKNPKLREEQEAARRRQQRENKSNATTPTKVPESKAAATEAPADSGAEEEKSGVATVKKPSPSKARKKKLNKKGRKMAGRKRGRPKKMSAANAERKSKKSQSALDLLHSSPPAPPSASPQDAYRAPHSPFYQLPPSTQLHSPNPLLVAPTPPALQKLLESFKIQYLQFLAYTKTPQYKANLQQLLDQEKEKNTQLLDTAQQLFGHCQAQKEEIHRLFQQKLDELGVKALTYNDLIQAQKEISAHNQQLREQSEQLEKDNSELRSQSLQLLRARCEELRLDWSTLSLENLRKEKQALRSQISEKQRHCLELQISIVELEKSQRQQELLQLKSCVPPDDALSLHLRGKGALGRELEADAGRLRLELDCAKISLPHLSSMSPELSMNGHAAGYELCSTASRPSSKQNTPQYLASPLDQEVVPCTPSHSGRPRLEKLSGLTLPDYTRLSPAKIVLRRHLSQDHTGVSKPAAGELHPRAEHAKESTLPYQSPSLSNSMKLSPQDPLPASPATSPLTSEKGSEKGVKERAYSSHGETITSLPVSIPLSTVQPNKLPVSIPLASVVLPSRAERARSTPSPGPQPRDSSTLEKQIGASAHGPGGSAAGSRSLTLAPTGFYTGSVAISGALANSPAPMASGMETAVFDESSGPGSLFATMGSRSTPPQHPPLLPQPRNSGPASPAHQLSASPRLSVTAQGPLPDTSKGELPSDPAVSDPENEAKRRIVFSIAASSSSKQSPSTRHSPLTSGTRGDSVQSHGQDSRKRSRRKRASAGTLSLSTGVSPKRRALPTVAGLFTQSSGSPLNLNSMVSNINQPLEITAISSPESSLKSSPTPYQDHDQPPVLRKERPLGPTNGAHYSPLTSDEEPGSEDEPSSTRIERKIATISLESKSPPKTLENGGGLVGRKPAPSSEPVNSSKWKSTFSPISDLSLAKAVDSPLQAGSALSHSPLFSFRPVLDEPAAEAKLPTHPRKSFAGSLTAAEGPSPGANPPNGLAFSGGLAADLGLHSFNDGASLSHKGPEVASLSFPSQRGKDSTTETNPFLSRRQPEGLGGLKGEGNAGKESGEALPLCGSADKVALPHGSRAGKGRDRELDFKGGHNLFISAAAVPPGGLLGGPGLVTVASSAGSTTPAAQAARPFLSTFTPGPQFTLGPMSLQANLGSVAGSSVLQSLFSTVPAAAGLVHVSSAAPRLTNSHTMGSFSSGVTGGTVGGVFTHAVPSASAHPFGAGVSSGAVCSSATLGLSPLQAAASTSASSFQAAASVETRPPPPPPLLPPQHLGRPPAGPPVLHAPPPPNVTLPPPPALLASNSEPVLLQSLASLPANKAFLPPSSAASLQPANASLSVKLASLPHKVSRPSFTVHHQPLPRLALAQAAPAAPQANSSGPSAVWVSLGMPPPYAAHLSGVKPR